Proteins encoded in a region of the Xylocopa sonorina isolate GNS202 chromosome 11, iyXylSono1_principal, whole genome shotgun sequence genome:
- the LOC143429433 gene encoding solute carrier family 41 member 3 isoform X1 produces MVVFPDSSIEPTLLNVTDIKLNDCADRDDRSASRPSRIGIKDHAFTIPRENMSNGKDNYALNFDCIENGVGKKMNTTTDIKAEPDVVKKVAAGLKSPNGQTNKTDMSLPNLGGGSLSSGSSIVTISSVANSDPGPDYHNNAAGYGSNTYRNERWYQTTTQVAVPFFIAGIGTIGAGLVLAKVTTWPVFVAVSQLIILVPSLLGLKGNLDMCLASRLCTQTNLGNMHGVREIGKMIIGNIALVQIQAIVAAVLVSIFAVVVDAITNSDKHAFKWDNCLLLATASVCTATSSCFILDFVMIAVIMVSYRCKMNPDNLATPLAASFGDVVSLSVLSAIASALFERMGQEPWLLYIILGFYFAILPFWVYVVLKNKYTKNVLTSGWVPVLSALFISGFGGLILNRVVDKFNGFVIFQPIINGIGGNLVSVQASRISTTLHQTSIMGILPPQSKMFVAPWTALFKGTPYAKTARILICMALFGELIFIFIADYVENGRSTLHIYFVVSYLVMAVLQVMLLLYVAHIIIHAMWRYKIDPDNSAIPYLTALGDLSGTIFLVGAFWFLITIHQEYGK; encoded by the exons ATGGTCGTTTTTCCGGACTCGTCGATTGAACCGACGCTGTTGAACGTAACTGATATAAAGTTAAACGACTGTGCGGATCGTGATGACCGATCAGCGAGCAGACCTAGCCGCATTGGAATTAAGGATCACGCGTTCACCATACCGAGGGAGAACATGTCGAACGGCAAGGATAACTATGCGTTGAACTTCGACTGTATAGAGAATGGTGTTGGTAAGAAGATGAACACAACGACGGACATCAAGGCGGAACCTGACGTAGTCAAAAAGGTGGCAG CGGGCCTAAAAAGCCCTAACGGCCAAACAAACAAAACGGACATGTCACTGCCCAATCTCGGTGGTGGATCACTTTCCAGTGGAAGTTCCATAGTGACGATCTCTTCCGTCGCAAATTCAGATCCCGGTCCTGATTATCATAATAACGCGGCCGGCTATGGCAGCAACACGTACAGAAACGAGAGATGGTATCAGACCACCACTCAAGTCGCCGTGCCTTTCTTCATCGCCGGGATAGGTACCATCGGGGCGGGCCTCGTGCTGGCGAAGGTCACG ACCTGGCCAGTATTCGTCGCCGTTTCTCAATTGATCATTCTGGTGCCCTCGCTGCTGGGGCTGAAAGGCAATCTCGACATGTGTCTGGCCTCACGGTTGTGCACGCAAACGAATCTGGGCAACATGCACGGGGTGCGGGAGATCGGCAAAATGATTATTGGGAATATCGCGTTGGTGCAGATACAGGCGATCGTCGCGGCTGTTTTGGTATCGATTTTCGCAGTCGTGGTCGACGCGATAACGAATAGCGACAAGCACGCATTCAAATGGGACAATTGCCTGTTATTAGCCACCGCAAGCGTATGCACCGCCACAAGTTCTTGCTTCATTCTAG ATTTTGTAATGATCGCCGTCATCATGGTCTCGTACCGGTGCAAAATGAATCCCGACAATTTGGCTACACCTTTGGCTGCTTCCTTCGGAGACGTCGTGTCACTCTCCGTGCTATCAGCAATCGCGTCGGCGTTATTCGAGAGAATGGGACAGGAGCCATGGCTTTTGTACATTATACTCGGCTTTTACTTTGCAATCTTGCCATTTTGGGTTTACGTGGTTCTCAAGAATAAATACACTAAAAACGTTTTAACATCCGGATGGGTGCCTGTTTTATCGGCTTTATTTATCAGCGG ATTCGGCGGTCTGATTCTTAACCGGGTCGTCGACAAATTCAACGGATTTGTAATCTTCCAACCCATCATAAACGGAATTGGTGGCAATTTAGTATCCGTGCAAGCATCACGAATCTCAACGACGCTGCACCAGACGTCGATCATGGGAATTTTACCGCCGCAATCAAAAATGTTCGTCGCCCCGTGGACAGCGCTGTTTAAAGGCA CGCCGTACGCGAAAACAGCCAGAATACTCATTTGCATGGCGCTTTTCGGCGAACTGATTTTCATCTTTATCGCCGATTACGTGGAGAATGGTAGGTCTACGCTGCACATTTACTTCGTAGTCAGTTATCTCGTCATGGCCGTTCTTCAG GTCATGCTGCTACTCTACGTTGCCCACATTATTATACACGCTATGTGGCGATACAAAATCGACCCGGATAATTCGGCCATTCCGTACTTGACGGCTTTAGGCGATCTTTCGGGAACGATATTCCTAGTAGGAGCGTTCTGGTTCCTAATAACTATACATCAAGAGTACGGCAAATAG
- the LOC143429433 gene encoding solute carrier family 41 member 3 isoform X2: MVVFPDSSIEPTLLNVTDIKLNDCADRDDRSASRPSRIGIKDHAFTIPRENMSNGKDNYALNFDCIENGVGKKMNTTTDIKAEPDVVKKVADPGPDYHNNAAGYGSNTYRNERWYQTTTQVAVPFFIAGIGTIGAGLVLAKVTTWPVFVAVSQLIILVPSLLGLKGNLDMCLASRLCTQTNLGNMHGVREIGKMIIGNIALVQIQAIVAAVLVSIFAVVVDAITNSDKHAFKWDNCLLLATASVCTATSSCFILDFVMIAVIMVSYRCKMNPDNLATPLAASFGDVVSLSVLSAIASALFERMGQEPWLLYIILGFYFAILPFWVYVVLKNKYTKNVLTSGWVPVLSALFISGFGGLILNRVVDKFNGFVIFQPIINGIGGNLVSVQASRISTTLHQTSIMGILPPQSKMFVAPWTALFKGTPYAKTARILICMALFGELIFIFIADYVENGRSTLHIYFVVSYLVMAVLQVMLLLYVAHIIIHAMWRYKIDPDNSAIPYLTALGDLSGTIFLVGAFWFLITIHQEYGK, from the exons ATGGTCGTTTTTCCGGACTCGTCGATTGAACCGACGCTGTTGAACGTAACTGATATAAAGTTAAACGACTGTGCGGATCGTGATGACCGATCAGCGAGCAGACCTAGCCGCATTGGAATTAAGGATCACGCGTTCACCATACCGAGGGAGAACATGTCGAACGGCAAGGATAACTATGCGTTGAACTTCGACTGTATAGAGAATGGTGTTGGTAAGAAGATGAACACAACGACGGACATCAAGGCGGAACCTGACGTAGTCAAAAAGGTGGCAG ATCCCGGTCCTGATTATCATAATAACGCGGCCGGCTATGGCAGCAACACGTACAGAAACGAGAGATGGTATCAGACCACCACTCAAGTCGCCGTGCCTTTCTTCATCGCCGGGATAGGTACCATCGGGGCGGGCCTCGTGCTGGCGAAGGTCACG ACCTGGCCAGTATTCGTCGCCGTTTCTCAATTGATCATTCTGGTGCCCTCGCTGCTGGGGCTGAAAGGCAATCTCGACATGTGTCTGGCCTCACGGTTGTGCACGCAAACGAATCTGGGCAACATGCACGGGGTGCGGGAGATCGGCAAAATGATTATTGGGAATATCGCGTTGGTGCAGATACAGGCGATCGTCGCGGCTGTTTTGGTATCGATTTTCGCAGTCGTGGTCGACGCGATAACGAATAGCGACAAGCACGCATTCAAATGGGACAATTGCCTGTTATTAGCCACCGCAAGCGTATGCACCGCCACAAGTTCTTGCTTCATTCTAG ATTTTGTAATGATCGCCGTCATCATGGTCTCGTACCGGTGCAAAATGAATCCCGACAATTTGGCTACACCTTTGGCTGCTTCCTTCGGAGACGTCGTGTCACTCTCCGTGCTATCAGCAATCGCGTCGGCGTTATTCGAGAGAATGGGACAGGAGCCATGGCTTTTGTACATTATACTCGGCTTTTACTTTGCAATCTTGCCATTTTGGGTTTACGTGGTTCTCAAGAATAAATACACTAAAAACGTTTTAACATCCGGATGGGTGCCTGTTTTATCGGCTTTATTTATCAGCGG ATTCGGCGGTCTGATTCTTAACCGGGTCGTCGACAAATTCAACGGATTTGTAATCTTCCAACCCATCATAAACGGAATTGGTGGCAATTTAGTATCCGTGCAAGCATCACGAATCTCAACGACGCTGCACCAGACGTCGATCATGGGAATTTTACCGCCGCAATCAAAAATGTTCGTCGCCCCGTGGACAGCGCTGTTTAAAGGCA CGCCGTACGCGAAAACAGCCAGAATACTCATTTGCATGGCGCTTTTCGGCGAACTGATTTTCATCTTTATCGCCGATTACGTGGAGAATGGTAGGTCTACGCTGCACATTTACTTCGTAGTCAGTTATCTCGTCATGGCCGTTCTTCAG GTCATGCTGCTACTCTACGTTGCCCACATTATTATACACGCTATGTGGCGATACAAAATCGACCCGGATAATTCGGCCATTCCGTACTTGACGGCTTTAGGCGATCTTTCGGGAACGATATTCCTAGTAGGAGCGTTCTGGTTCCTAATAACTATACATCAAGAGTACGGCAAATAG
- the LOC143429434 gene encoding uncharacterized protein LOC143429434 isoform X1, producing the protein MYKRQFHRVHRNESSTVYPCESLGTFATWSLQVGYVTRRGMLEPTRDVHPRHLNWNSSCSCPGDATQILSKNHAMKVVIFFVAVAATRALPLSKVHVKFISPPHIYEHGITTDGDRTIDQRSYVSIGRRSTTGSPQEFGQRLRNNGNAAPVYIKPENAESLWPVGVFIPPIDINDLGYSSRESRHMTPDFSNGLDYSDPYLLTGEKAMEIVKYLYSQGELFFDDIPHERAVLNNQEERRRNGLHDNILKSLRPNSPFYRNLM; encoded by the exons ATGTATAAAAGGCAGTTCCATCGCGTTCACCGAAATGAAAGTTCTACCGTGTACCCATGCGAGTCCTTAGGAACCTTCGCAACTTGGTCTCTGCAGGTGGGGTACGTAACAAGAAGGGGGATGCTGGAACCTACGCGCGACGTTCACCCGAGACATTTAAACTGGAACAGTTCCTGTTCGTGTCCAGGAGACGCTACACAAATCCTTTCGAAGAACCACGCc ATGAAAGTGGTGATCTTCTTTGTTGCGGTAGCGGCAACTAGAGCTTTACCACTCTCGAAAGTGCACGTGAAATTTATCTCCCCTCCACATATTTATGAGCACGGTATTACGACAGACG GGGATCGGACGATCGACCAGAGATCCTACGTTTCTATTGGGAGACGAAGTACAACAGGAAGCCCGCAAGAGTTCG GGCAGCGTTTACGCAACAACGGTAACGCTGCACCAGTTTACATCAAACCGGAAAACGCTGAATCCTTGTGGCCAGTAGGCGTTTTCATTCCGCCAATAGATATCAATGATCTCGGTTATAGTTCGCGGGAATCGAGGCACATGACGCCTGACTTTTCGAACGGACTTG ATTATAGCGACCCGTATTTGTTGACCGGTGAAAAGGCCATGGAGATTGTAAAATATCTTTACAGCCAAGGTGAACTGTTTTTCGACGACATTCCGCATGAAAGAGCGGTACTGAACAATCAAGAAGAAAGGAGACGCAACGGCCTTCACGATAACATATTGAAAAGTTTAAGGCCCAACTCGCCATTCTATAGAAACTTGATGTAG
- the LOC143429434 gene encoding uncharacterized protein LOC143429434 isoform X2, producing the protein MRVLRNLRNLVSAGGMKVVIFFVAVAATRALPLSKVHVKFISPPHIYEHGITTDGDRTIDQRSYVSIGRRSTTGSPQEFGQRLRNNGNAAPVYIKPENAESLWPVGVFIPPIDINDLGYSSRESRHMTPDFSNGLDYSDPYLLTGEKAMEIVKYLYSQGELFFDDIPHERAVLNNQEERRRNGLHDNILKSLRPNSPFYRNLM; encoded by the exons ATGCGAGTCCTTAGGAACCTTCGCAACTTGGTCTCTGCAGGTGGG ATGAAAGTGGTGATCTTCTTTGTTGCGGTAGCGGCAACTAGAGCTTTACCACTCTCGAAAGTGCACGTGAAATTTATCTCCCCTCCACATATTTATGAGCACGGTATTACGACAGACG GGGATCGGACGATCGACCAGAGATCCTACGTTTCTATTGGGAGACGAAGTACAACAGGAAGCCCGCAAGAGTTCG GGCAGCGTTTACGCAACAACGGTAACGCTGCACCAGTTTACATCAAACCGGAAAACGCTGAATCCTTGTGGCCAGTAGGCGTTTTCATTCCGCCAATAGATATCAATGATCTCGGTTATAGTTCGCGGGAATCGAGGCACATGACGCCTGACTTTTCGAACGGACTTG ATTATAGCGACCCGTATTTGTTGACCGGTGAAAAGGCCATGGAGATTGTAAAATATCTTTACAGCCAAGGTGAACTGTTTTTCGACGACATTCCGCATGAAAGAGCGGTACTGAACAATCAAGAAGAAAGGAGACGCAACGGCCTTCACGATAACATATTGAAAAGTTTAAGGCCCAACTCGCCATTCTATAGAAACTTGATGTAG
- the LOC143429434 gene encoding uncharacterized protein LOC143429434 isoform X3 translates to MFSYNRTKAMKVVIFFVAVAATRALPLSKVHVKFISPPHIYEHGITTDGDRTIDQRSYVSIGRRSTTGSPQEFGQRLRNNGNAAPVYIKPENAESLWPVGVFIPPIDINDLGYSSRESRHMTPDFSNGLDYSDPYLLTGEKAMEIVKYLYSQGELFFDDIPHERAVLNNQEERRRNGLHDNILKSLRPNSPFYRNLM, encoded by the exons ATGTTTTCGTACAACAGAACGAAGGCT ATGAAAGTGGTGATCTTCTTTGTTGCGGTAGCGGCAACTAGAGCTTTACCACTCTCGAAAGTGCACGTGAAATTTATCTCCCCTCCACATATTTATGAGCACGGTATTACGACAGACG GGGATCGGACGATCGACCAGAGATCCTACGTTTCTATTGGGAGACGAAGTACAACAGGAAGCCCGCAAGAGTTCG GGCAGCGTTTACGCAACAACGGTAACGCTGCACCAGTTTACATCAAACCGGAAAACGCTGAATCCTTGTGGCCAGTAGGCGTTTTCATTCCGCCAATAGATATCAATGATCTCGGTTATAGTTCGCGGGAATCGAGGCACATGACGCCTGACTTTTCGAACGGACTTG ATTATAGCGACCCGTATTTGTTGACCGGTGAAAAGGCCATGGAGATTGTAAAATATCTTTACAGCCAAGGTGAACTGTTTTTCGACGACATTCCGCATGAAAGAGCGGTACTGAACAATCAAGAAGAAAGGAGACGCAACGGCCTTCACGATAACATATTGAAAAGTTTAAGGCCCAACTCGCCATTCTATAGAAACTTGATGTAG
- the LOC143429434 gene encoding uncharacterized protein LOC143429434 isoform X4, giving the protein MKVVIFFVAVAATRALPLSKVHVKFISPPHIYEHGITTDGDRTIDQRSYVSIGRRSTTGSPQEFGQRLRNNGNAAPVYIKPENAESLWPVGVFIPPIDINDLGYSSRESRHMTPDFSNGLDYSDPYLLTGEKAMEIVKYLYSQGELFFDDIPHERAVLNNQEERRRNGLHDNILKSLRPNSPFYRNLM; this is encoded by the exons ATGAAAGTGGTGATCTTCTTTGTTGCGGTAGCGGCAACTAGAGCTTTACCACTCTCGAAAGTGCACGTGAAATTTATCTCCCCTCCACATATTTATGAGCACGGTATTACGACAGACG GGGATCGGACGATCGACCAGAGATCCTACGTTTCTATTGGGAGACGAAGTACAACAGGAAGCCCGCAAGAGTTCG GGCAGCGTTTACGCAACAACGGTAACGCTGCACCAGTTTACATCAAACCGGAAAACGCTGAATCCTTGTGGCCAGTAGGCGTTTTCATTCCGCCAATAGATATCAATGATCTCGGTTATAGTTCGCGGGAATCGAGGCACATGACGCCTGACTTTTCGAACGGACTTG ATTATAGCGACCCGTATTTGTTGACCGGTGAAAAGGCCATGGAGATTGTAAAATATCTTTACAGCCAAGGTGAACTGTTTTTCGACGACATTCCGCATGAAAGAGCGGTACTGAACAATCAAGAAGAAAGGAGACGCAACGGCCTTCACGATAACATATTGAAAAGTTTAAGGCCCAACTCGCCATTCTATAGAAACTTGATGTAG
- the Rtv gene encoding QVR superfamily protein rtv isoform X2, with translation MNSRAHHLVVATILCLILLQNAAASRRCVECRSRGELGSCKDPFTMNSTQIEMEKGVDAVPCASGWCSKIIEQHGLNNEYGTATQRLCLQRGPDDGEERCAHTVWNYKKVYMCLCLGDLCNGATKSSISNGLILTALYALFRWFN, from the exons ATGAATTCGAGGGCGCACCATCTCGTAGTGGCCACGATACTTTGTCTGATTCTACTGCAAAACGCAGCCG CATCCCGGAGATGCGTAGAATGTAGATCGAGGGGAGAATTAGGATCGTGCAAGGATCCTTTCACCATGAATTCAACGCAGATCGAAATGGAGAAAGGTGTCGACGCAGTCCCGTGCGCGTCCGGTTGGTGCAGCAAGATAATCGAACAACACGGTTTGAACAACG AATATGGTACCGCCACGCAAAGGCTTTGCCTGCAACGAGGTCCTGATGACGGCGAGGAAAGATGCGCACACACCGTGTGGAATTACAAGAAAGTGTACATGTGCCTTTGTTTGGGAGATCTATGCAATGGGGCAACGAAATCGAGCATCTCCAACGGGTTGATCCTTACGGCGCTCTACGCCTTATTTCGATGGTTCAATTGA
- the Rtv gene encoding QVR superfamily protein rtv isoform X1, producing the protein MNSRAHHLVVATILCLILLQNAAEASRRCVECRSRGELGSCKDPFTMNSTQIEMEKGVDAVPCASGWCSKIIEQHGLNNEYGTATQRLCLQRGPDDGEERCAHTVWNYKKVYMCLCLGDLCNGATKSSISNGLILTALYALFRWFN; encoded by the exons ATGAATTCGAGGGCGCACCATCTCGTAGTGGCCACGATACTTTGTCTGATTCTACTGCAAAACGCAGCCG AAGCATCCCGGAGATGCGTAGAATGTAGATCGAGGGGAGAATTAGGATCGTGCAAGGATCCTTTCACCATGAATTCAACGCAGATCGAAATGGAGAAAGGTGTCGACGCAGTCCCGTGCGCGTCCGGTTGGTGCAGCAAGATAATCGAACAACACGGTTTGAACAACG AATATGGTACCGCCACGCAAAGGCTTTGCCTGCAACGAGGTCCTGATGACGGCGAGGAAAGATGCGCACACACCGTGTGGAATTACAAGAAAGTGTACATGTGCCTTTGTTTGGGAGATCTATGCAATGGGGCAACGAAATCGAGCATCTCCAACGGGTTGATCCTTACGGCGCTCTACGCCTTATTTCGATGGTTCAATTGA
- the LOC143429306 gene encoding uncharacterized protein LOC143429306, whose protein sequence is MHYGTNLTIMFQINFLWLLMISSVDADNIVSIDQSVSPTKYCREKERLVTSEENDEYLLISAEIDAIIVMECRFCNDKEERQSKIWFYQDRYRENPEKEVELGMDNNASYNRVYSTPELSLVIKDLALTDAGIYLCHGEEGQETENKFNYRIEPIFKEHGVSYTEQGNATEWEKYREMHLASVTMRFAVSHMREIAEIREVGITLQIISEWMPWGPCEHCVRKRGYRTRIGKCRLKRQINMTVANKSDSFVVKFFRKCPSLPCKAILLEEQFPGVSSAIRHLPEFILEEPCKKCPRVKKIKGRRFKYVKRFVLAEGAYLTVVCPESTMDTQVSWKKDSITLEKGIRRSFRKLDPDARVIVDAFGTLYLIDVSTREEGNYTCYIDKVNMMQLKVIVIPKAKLLTQEFLRHLGYLGFILLLCSFCYCSGLIYTWRQKDKFTVAAKKSNAFGEDEETPLTE, encoded by the exons ATGCATTATGG TACTAATCTGACTATCATGTTTCAAATTAATTTCTTATGGTTATTAATGATATCGTCCGTTGATGCGGACAATATTGTCTCGATCGATCAATCTGTGTCGCCTACCAAATACTGTAGGGAAAAAGAAAGATTAGTAACATCCGAAGAAAACGATGAATATTTACTTATAAGCGCTGAGATTGACGCAATCATTGTGATGGAATGTCGATTTTG CAACGACAAAGAAGAGAGGCAGTCGAAAATATGGTTCTATCAAGATCGCTACAGGGAGAATCCAGAGAAAGAAGTCGAATTGGGAATGGATAATAACGCGTCGTACAACAGAGTCTATTCTACCCCAGAGCTATCGTTAGTAATTAAAGATCTGGCGTTAACGGATGCTGGCATTTACTTGTGCCACGGCGAGGAAGGGCAGGAAACTGAAAATAAATTCAACTACAGAATCGAAC CAATTTTTAAAGAGCACGGAGTTTCGTACACTGAACAAGGAAACGCAACTGAATGGGAGAAATACCGTGAAATGCATTTAGCATCGGTTACCATGCGATTCGCT GTTTCGCATATGCGCGAGATCGCTGAAATTCGAGAGGTCGGAATAACTCTGCAGATCATTTCTGAATGGATGCCTTGGGGCCCATGCGAACATTGCGTACGTAAACGAGGCTACAGGACACGTATTGGGAAATGTCGATTAAAACGACAAATAAATATG ACAGTCGCTAACAAGAGCGATTCATTCGTAGTTAAATTTTTCCGGAAGTGTCCCTCgttaccttgcaa AGCGATCCTACTGGAAGAACAATTTCCTGGCGTCAGTAGCGCGATACGCCATTTACCAGAATTTATTTTGGAAGAACCGTGTAAAAAGTGTCCTCGAGTGAAAAAGATAAAAGGCCGTCGGTTCAAATACGTTAAACGATTCGTACTTGCAGAAGGAGCTTACCTTACAGTCGTTTGCCCtga GTCAACGATGGATACGCAGGTATCGTGGAAGAAGGATTCCATTACATTGGAAAAAGGTATCCGCCGATCCTTTCGCAAATTGGATCCGGATGCTCGCGTGATAGTGGATGCCTTTGGAACCCTTTATCTGATAG ATGTTTCCACTCGCGAGGAAGGAAATTATACGTGCTACATCGATAAAGTTAACATGATGCAACTAAAAGTTATCGTTATACCTAAAGCTAAACTGTTAACGCAGG AATTTTTACGTCATTTGGGATATCTAGGGTTCATATTGTTGCTCTGTTCATTTTGTTACTGCAGTGGATTAATTTATACATGGAGACAGAAAGATAAATTCACCGTGGCTGCTAAAAAATCTAACGCCTTCGGAGAGGACGAAGAAACTCCGCTTACAGAATGA